A single genomic interval of Mauremys reevesii isolate NIE-2019 linkage group 24, ASM1616193v1, whole genome shotgun sequence harbors:
- the LOC120390560 gene encoding uncharacterized protein LOC120390560 yields the protein MDDCSLHISDVRAGDEDRYFFRFVKGDFKYSYLVTQPLVDVTELTEQPVLRVPEVLLSGQLVNVTCQAPGTCSGTPPQITWTGGFDYTARNVLVTLVNGSVSYSSVLSFTPAPGDDGKELVCTVTYPAVVGVFTRRAVRLHVGCGLSQEPVYRIQVPSRVTAQQGLCVLLPCNFTANFESSGVPYKYWFLSDDDRDTSPAVATTDPGRALREPGGRIRLVGDAPDDCSLHISDVRAGDRDRYVFHFVKGDFKYSYVVTQPLVDVTELTEQPVLGVPEVLLSGQLVDVTCQAPGTCSGTPPQITWTGGFDYTARNVSVALANGSVSYSSVLSFTPAPGDDGKELVCTVTYPAVVGVFTRRAVRLHVGCGLCQEPVYRIQVPSRVTAQQGLCVLLPCNFTANFESSGVPYKYWFKDDDGDTSPAVATTDPDRALREPGGRIRLVGDAPDDCSLHISDLRAVDRDRYFFHFVKGDFKYSYVVTQPLVDVTELTEQPVLGVPEVLLSGQLVNVTCQAPGTCSGTPPQITWTGGFDYTARNVSVALANGSVSYSSVLSFTPAPGDDGKELVCTVTYPAMVGVFTRRAVRLHVGSGFPLILVVALVAGGSLVLVGAGAAVAWRVRKGRQGSRDITRAGRCQGTRDGQVSYSSGQPESTAPSHRQLCFRMPV from the exons ATGGACGACTGCTCCCTGCACATCAGCGACGTGAGAGCCGGAGACGAGGACCGCTACTTCTTCCGCTTTGTGAAGGGAGATTTTAAATACAGCTACCTGGTGACCCAGCCGCTGGTGGATGTGACAG AGCTGACGGAGCAGCCGGTGCTGCGGGTCCCCGAGGTGCTGCTGTCCGGACAGCTGGTGAATGTGACCTGCCAGGCTCCAGGGACCTGCTcagggacccctccccaaatcaccTGGACAGGGGGGTTCGACTACACAGCCAGGAACGTCTTGGTCACCCTGGTGAATGGCAGCGTCTCCTACAGCTCCGTGCTCAGCTTCACGCCGGCCCCAGGGGATGACGGCAAAGAGCTCGTCTGCACCGTCACGTACCCCGCCGTGGTCGGGGTCTTCACCCGCAGAGCCGTCCGGCTCCACGTCGGCT GTGGGCTCTCCCAGGAGCCCGTCTATCGGATCCAGGTCCCGTCCCGCGTCACGGCCCAGCAGGGTCTCTGCGTCCTGCTCCCCTGTAATTTCACAGCCAATTTCGAGTCCTCCGGGGTCCCCTACAAATACTGGTTTCTCAGCGACGACGACAGGGACACCAGCCCGGCTGTGGCCACCACAGATCCTGGCAGGGCCCTGAGGGAGCCTGGGGGCCGGATCCGCCTGGTAGGGGACGCCCCGGACGACTGCTCCCTGCACATCAGCGACGTGAGAGCCGGAGACAGGGACCGCTACGTCTTCCACTTTGTGAAGGGAGACTTTAAATACAGCTACGTGGTGACCCAGCCACTGGTGGATGTGACAG AGCTGACGGAGCAGCCGGTGCTGGGGGTCCCCGAGGTGCTGCTGTCCGGACAGCTGGTGGATGTGACCTGCCAGGCTCCGGGGACCTGCTcagggacccctccccaaatcaccTGGACAGGGGGGTTCGACTACACAGCCAGGAACGTCTCGGTCGCCCTGGCGAACGGCAGCGTCTCCTACAGCTCCGTGCTCAGCTTCACGCCGGCCCCGGGGGATGACGGCAAAGAGCTCGTCTGCACCGTCACGTACCCCGCCGTGGTCGGGGTCTTCACCCGCAGAGCCGTCCGGCTCCACGTCGGCT GTGGGCTCTGCCAGGAGCCCGTCTATCGGATCCAGGTCCCGTCCCGCGTCACGGCGCAGCAGGGTCTCTGCGTCCTGCTCCCCTGTAATTTCACAGCCAATTTCGAGTCCTCCGGGGTCCCCTACAAATACTGGTTCAAGGACGATGACGGAGACACCAGCCCGGCCGTGGCCACCACGGACCCTGACAGGGCCCTGCGGGAGCCTGGGGGCCGGATCCGCCTGGTGGGGGACGCCCCGGACGACTGCTCCCTGCACATCAGCGACCTGAGAGCCGTAGACAGGGACCGCTACTTCTTCCACTTTGTGAAAGGAGACTTTAAATACAGCTACGTGGTGACCCAGCCGCTGGTGGATGTGACAG AGCTGACGGAGCAGCCGGTGCTGGGGGTTCCCGAGGTGCTGCTGTCCGGACAGCTGGTGAATGTGACCTGCCAGGCTCCGGGGACCTGCTcagggacccctccccaaatcaccTGGACAGGGGGGTTCGACTACACAGCCAGGAACGTCTCGGTCGCCCTGGCGAACGGCAGCGTCTCCTACAGCTCCGTGCTCAGCTTCACGCCGGCCCCGGGGGATGACGGCAAAGAGCTCGTCTGCACCGTCACGTACCCCGCCATGGTCGGGGTCTTCACCCGCAGAGCCGTCCGGCTCCACGTCGGCT CCGGCTTCCCCCTGATACTCGTGGTGGCCTTGGTGGCTGGTGGGAGCCTCGTGCTGGTTGGTGCCGGGGCTGCAGTGGCCTGgagagtcaggaagggaag ACAGGGCAGCAGGGATATCACCAGGGCCGGACGGTGCCAAGGGACCAGAGACGGGCAGGTCAGTTACTCCTCCGGGCAGCCAGAGTCCACGGCGCCTTCCCACAGACAG ctctgcttccGAATGCCTGTGTGA
- the LOC120390321 gene encoding hepcidin, producing MTKLQVACVILILVITAQNSCCFQGQTANPAGLLTQQMEPKEETQGLQALLRRAKRHNAHFPICTYCCKCCRNQGCGFCCRT from the exons ATGACGAAGCTTCAAGTTGCCTGCGTGATTCTCATCCTCGTCATCACTGCTCAAAACTCCTGCTGCTTCCAGGGCCAG ACAGCAAATCCTGCTGGTTTGCTAACGCAACAGATGGAACCCAAAGAAGAAACTCAGGGTCTGCAG GCCCTGCTCCGGAGAGCCAAGCGCCACAACGCCCACTTCCCCATCTGCACCTACTGCTGCAAGTGCTGCCGGAACCAGGGCTGCGGCTTCTGCTGCCGCACCTGA